A window of Fundulus heteroclitus isolate FHET01 chromosome 15, MU-UCD_Fhet_4.1, whole genome shotgun sequence contains these coding sequences:
- the nhsl1b gene encoding NHS-like protein 1 isoform X4 encodes MPFHQRTVEPRRVSRLSARDGRKPREASGRRRARRAVLYSSLEEVGCHTLTSVIQQLSSLSRHASDIFLGIEVEAGMVFRRSCRIEGRLHDLHEQILRLNPKKVQIPVSNLDEESKWTVHYTAPWHQQENVFLPGSRPPCVEDLHRQAKVNLKTALRECDKLRKDGFRSSQYYSQGPTFSDPKQSTSSLDEEDDENDRKSTASSAEDDKSQLSVRSPTPQGASEAGEVPDAGRQVVWNKGAPLPTPEEKMRQVAKAVPTDVVPINITAAKGRGGELRPHSMFIPGQYSTLGRAGSVNSTLRHSDTRDSGCQTEEVKIVPPSVRRIRAQRGQGIAAQMAGISASSSTGSISISSSDSSGVVVLPHHFNGDPSRFHSLPRQGARVSLSADPIYSSTPIKSEDQPQRQIGKLQADDTVVHMRNNPRMNSSPRPKSQEVRGTYSEWGGSMACVVSPHAAYSTSYIPNATLPSSTEVISLNTSNQSPVAAYATSRALSQASSTNTDPSMSSPTAFSHSPALATSTPVHAPQDGCLIPARPASESGHSDSSIHSHSTLAPTPPSCLPEEQWIYDTPENVVAPHRTLTSSCSTPINQLYSTLDHSSRTTTDSGSLYSQDNDGYYTSMHLDSGLRSRSHGSGHGATAGRASRHSMYECREMVGEEDAGSLYSDRSLSRSISLRKSRKPPPPPARTDSLRRKPAAKKPIGGVSAVNGADAPGGSMLSETLIASLQQSLQMGLRGGKGKGASPSSASHSPSSDYDDPWVMRSRSQSSISAGSSAASLAANANCGGVPNVYSLCHVTPTPSDTSSLRSDYADSWGYYSDYPRNPVDQRVQTPPGHVTDKVTAGAHPGKFQNGGQTQGAATQEVEVPAKTKPPSSSPDRVHRLTSPSSGYSSQSNTPTAGTPVPAFVRSMSPSGGRPRPKVPERKSSLLSSVSVSSSSTSLSSNTSDSLKSYGPPPPPPPPLLFSSSAPSTPLSAPPPFPPPQSSTPPPPQDASLSPLPACHTSPEFPPPPSPDMLIHTSSSFNGSPSPPPPPPPPLPTIGPPPPPPLPSFASASSSPPKKPAKDPPKPDLSNSPSKSPKPLITPFALQSVQLRAVRRPEDEISSKTSGETQETRIETILGLKHQDQESSCPPEHPAVPTVFTGSQGQDLHKTPPSPVSQLLEELSLDHSFPDETPDSTVINWKTEEQSYPLLNGKEDEEGDSSISPPSSCDASPVKQKPPAVAKKPKVCLILPFTPNKDASSLSQAEDQVDALIQVEVRERSEQQDEEDTEESLEPSGSGETSPDQDDSCFTSGDTSVGHELPNGEAHEEEEEEEDGLSSTTESISSKEEDMGEVFESSTAEPSPAPSANGPSKDNMVTPTPTSARPRTTEDLFAVIHRSKRKVLGRKESEEEKSRTGSQPQSPPSTPTSLSPVAASSLPRPSGSIQRNLRKTSTSSDTFKALLLKKGSRSETSFRMSAAEMLRSTDPRFQRTRSEGSDPFLASPTSPLAPNSPCNSPSRGKRATDVEWSRYEALGLSSPTSSPYSMGVPKYGRSRTPPSAASSKYNARNRILSSPMTVICEREGELAESEYGETAEGLSEPAVQTLPVLADSNGT; translated from the exons CTGTGTCTAATCTGGACGAGGAGAGCAAATGGACGGTCCATTACACGGCCCCCTGGCATCAACAGGAGAACGTCTTCCTCCCAGGCAGCAGGCCGCCCTGTGTAGAAGACCTTCACCGACAGGCAAAAGTCAACCTCAAGACCGCACTGCGAG AATGTGACAAATTGAGGAAAGATGGTTTCCGGAGCTCTCAGTACTACTCTCAGGGTCCCACTTTCTCTGACCCCAAACAGTCCACCAGCAGCCTGGATGAAGAGGACGATGAAAATGACAGGAAG TCGACAGCTTCGTCAGCGGAGGACGACAAATCTCAGCTCTCCGTGAGGTCCCCGACGCCGCAGGGAGCGAGCGAGGCAGGGGAGGTGCCTGACGCTGGCAGACAGGTGGTATGGAACAAGGGCGCACCCCTCCCGACCCCGGAGGAGAAGATGAGGCAGGTGGCTAAGGCCGTGCCCACAGATGTGGTCCCGATCAACATCACAG cagCTAAAGGGCGAGGAGGTGAGCTTCGGCCACATTCGATGTTCATCCCAGGACAGTACTCTACTCTGGGCCGGGCGGGGAGCGTCAACTCAACCCTGCGACACTCAGACACCAGAGACTCCGGCTGCCAGACGGAGGAAGTGAAGATCGTTCCCCCGTCTGTGAGGAGAATCCGGGCGCAGCGGGGACAGGGAATCGCCGCTCAGATGGCCGGTATTTCTGCCTCCTCGTCCACGGGAAGCATCTCCATCTCCAGCAGCGACAGCTCAGGGGTCGTAGTGCTGCCCCACCACTTCAACGGAGACCCCTCGCGCTTCCACAGCCTCCCCCGACAGGGTGCCAGGGTGTCCCTCAGTGCTGATCCCATCTATAGCAGCACACCCATAAAGTCAGAGGACCAGCCTCAGAGGCAAATCGGGAAGCTTCAGGCTGACGACACGGTGGTGCACATGAGGAACAATCCGAGGATGAACTCTTCACCCAGGCCAAAGTCTCAAGAGGTGAGGGGGACGTACTCTGAGTGGGGTGGCAGTATGGCATGCGTAGTCTCCCCTCATGCTGCTTATTCCACCTCCTACATCCCCAATGCCACTCTGCCTAGCTCCACTGAAGTGATTAGCCTCAACACCTCCAATCAGTCACCAGTCGCAGCTTACGCCACATCTCGAGCACTCAGCCAGGCTTCCTCCACCAACACCGACCCCTCGATGTCCAGTCCAACAGCTTTCAGCCACAGTCCAGCTTTGGCCACCTCTACCCCTGTGCACGCACCTCAGGACGGCTGTCTGATACCTGCCAGACCAGCGAGTGAGTCGGGCCACTCCGACAGCAGCATCCACAGCCACAGCACACTGGCCCCTACTCCGCCCTCCTGCCTACCAGAGGAGCAATGGATCTATGATACACCTGAAAATGTGGTCGCTCCACACCGCACCCTAACCTCCAGCTGCTCCACCCCCATCAACCAGCTCTACAGCACCTTGGACCACTCCTCCAGGACCACAACCGACTCCGGCTCCCTCTACTCTCAGGACAACGATGGGTACTACACCTCTATGCACCTGGATTCGGGCTTGCGCTCCCGGAGTCACGGCAGCGGGCACGGCGCCACAGCTGGACGAGCCTCTAGACACAGCATGTACGAGTGTCGTGAGATGGTGGGTGAGGAAGACGCTGGAAGCCTCTACAGTGACCGCTCCCTCTCCCGCAGCATCTCCCTACGCAAGTCCAGGAAGCCCCCGCCTCCCCCGGCTCGGACGGACTCTCTGAGGCGCAAGCCTGCAGCGAAGAAGCCCATCGGGGGCGTTAGCGCCGTCAACGGCGCTGATGCACCGGGTGGCAGCATGCTCAGTGAGACTCTGATCGCCAGCTTGCAGCAGAGCTTACAGATGGGACTGAGGGGGGGGAAGGGAAAGGGCGCTTCACCCTCTTCAGCCTCGCACAGCCCGAGCAGCGACTACGACGACCCCTGGGTGATGCGGTCACGCAGTCAGAGCAGCATCAGTGCAGGTAGCTCTGCAGCCTCCCTGGCAGCTAACGCTAACTGTGGCGGCGTGCCAAACGTGTACTCCCTCTGCCATGTGACCCCCACCCCCAGCGACACCAGCAGCTTGCGTTCTGACTATGCAGACTCGTGGGGATACTACTCCGACTACCCGCGTAACCCGGTGGACCAGCGGGTGCAGACGCCTCCCGGCCACGTCACAGATAAAGTCACGGCCGGCGCTCATCCAGGAAAATTTCAGAACGGAGGTCAGACGCAGGgggctgcaacccaggaggtaGAGGTGCCTGCGAAGACCAAACCCCCCAGCTCTTCCCCGGACAGGGTGCACAGACTCACCTCCCCGTCCAGCGGCTACTCCAGCCAGTCCAACACGCCCACGGCTGGAACACCGGTACCAGCATTCGTCAGGTCAATGTCTCCGTCAGGTGGCAGACCCAGGCCCAAAGTCCCAGAGAGGAAgtcctccctcctctcctcggtatccgtctcctcctcctccacgtcgCTGTCCTCCAACACCTCGGACAGCCTGAAGAGCTATGGCCCCCCTCCACCACCGCCTCCACCACTGCTGTTCTCCTCCTCAGCTCCTAGTACCCCTCTCAGTGCACCGCCACCCTTCCCTCCCCCTCAAAGCtctactcctccacctcctcaggaTGCCTCCCTGAGCCCCCTCCCTGCTTGCCACACTTCCCCAGAATTCCCTCCTCCACCATCCCCAGACATGCTAATCCATACCAGCTCATCTTTCAATGGGAGTCCAAgcccaccccctccccctcccccgccTCTCCCCACCATAGGGccccctccacctccaccaCTGCCTTCTTTTGCTTCAGCATCCTCCTCACCTCCTAAGAAGCCAGCAAAAGATCCTCCTAAGCCAGATCTTTCCAATAGCCCCTCAAAGTCCCCCAAGCCCCTGATCACCCCGTTTGCACTGCAGAGTGTTCAGCTCCGCGCGGTCAGACGGCCAGAGGATGAAATTAGCAGTAAAACCAGCGGCGAAACTCAGGAAACCAGGATAGAAACCATTTTGGGTCTGAAACATCAGGACCAGGAGTCGTCTTGCCCTCCAGAGCATCCCGCTGTACCGACCGTCTTCACTGGCTCTCAAGGGCAGGATTTGCACAAGACCCCGCCGTCGCCTGTGTCGCAGCTTCTGGAAGAGCTGTCACTGGACCACAGTTTCCCAGATGAAACACCAGATAGCACTGTCATCAACTGGAAAACAGAAGAGCAGAGCTACCCTCTGCTAAACGGTAAAGAAGACGAGGAAGGGGACTCGTCGATCAGCCCCCCAAGTAGCTGCGACGCGTCCCCCGTCAAACAGAAACCCCCGGCAGTCGCCAAGAAACCCAAAGTTTGCCTGATCCTACCGTTTACCCCAAACAAGGATGCAAGTTCTCTGAGCCAAGCAGAAGACCAAGTGGATGCACTGATACAGGTGGAGGTGAGAGAGAGGAGTGAGCAACAGGATGAGGAGGACACTGAAGAAAGCCTTGAGCCGTCAGGGAGCGGTGAGACATCACCGGACCAAGATGACTCCTGCTTTACCAGTGGTGATACAAGTGTTGGTCACGAACTTCCAAATGGAGAAGCTcatgaagaggaagaggaggaagaagatggaCTGAGCAGTACCACTGAGTCCATCAGCTCCAAGGAGGAAGATATGG GTGAGGTTTTTGAATCCAGCACGGCCGAACCGTCTCCGGCTCCCTCAGCAAACGGGCCATCCAAAGACAACATGGTGACCCCGACTCCCACTTCGGCTCGACCCAGAACAACAGAGGACCTCTTCGCTGTCATACACAG GTCAAAGCGGAAGGTCCTGGGACGTAAGGAGTCTGAAGAAGAAAAGTCCCGAACCGGGAGCCAACCCCAGTCCCCACCGTCGACCCCCACCAGCCTGTCTCCGGTAGCGGCGTCCTCGCTGCCCCGCCCGTCGGGCTCCATCCAACGCAACCTCCGCAAGACCTCCACCAGCAGCGACACCTTCAAGGCCCTCCTCCTGAAAAAGGGCAGCCGCTCCGAGACCAGCTTCAGGATGTCTGCCGCCGAGATGCTTCGCTCCACTGACCCGCGCTTCCAGCGGACGCGCTCCGAGGGCTCGGACCCCTTCCTGGCCTCGCCCACGTCGCCGCTGGCCCCCAACAGCCCCTGCAACTCCCCCAGCCGAGGCAAGAGGGCGACAGACGTGGAGTGGAGCCGCTACGAAGCCTTGGGCCTGTCCTCGCCGACGTCTTCGCCCTACTCGATGGGCGTCCCAAAGTACGGACGCTCCCGCACGCCGCCGTCCGCCGCCAGCAGCAAATACAACGCTCGCAACCGAATCCTCAGCAGCCCCATGACCGTGATCTGCGAGCGCGAAGGGGAGCTGGCTGAGAGCGAGTATGGAGAAACCGCCGAAGGTCTGTCCGAACCGGCGGTCCAGACTCTCCCGGTGCTTGCAGACTCCAACGGCACTTGA
- the nhsl1b gene encoding NHS-like protein 1 isoform X3, protein MRGDRRSASFQKEKPAGLSRALSWLNMSPLSHQGRRLFHSQSDLHVVPNRRSHSHPHVPRKDEDGDDDDWVYRPQHKIAVSNLDEESKWTVHYTAPWHQQENVFLPGSRPPCVEDLHRQAKVNLKTALRECDKLRKDGFRSSQYYSQGPTFSDPKQSTSSLDEEDDENDRKSTASSAEDDKSQLSVRSPTPQGASEAGEVPDAGRQVVWNKGAPLPTPEEKMRQVAKAVPTDVVPINITGAVFDRQASIRRSLINSDTVPRRPKKVKRRKTISGLPDNINQELAAKGRGGELRPHSMFIPGQYSTLGRAGSVNSTLRHSDTRDSGCQTEEVKIVPPSVRRIRAQRGQGIAAQMAGISASSSTGSISISSSDSSGVVVLPHHFNGDPSRFHSLPRQGARVSLSADPIYSSTPIKSEDQPQRQIGKLQADDTVVHMRNNPRMNSSPRPKSQEVRGTYSEWGGSMACVVSPHAAYSTSYIPNATLPSSTEVISLNTSNQSPVAAYATSRALSQASSTNTDPSMSSPTAFSHSPALATSTPVHAPQDGCLIPARPASESGHSDSSIHSHSTLAPTPPSCLPEEQWIYDTPENVVAPHRTLTSSCSTPINQLYSTLDHSSRTTTDSGSLYSQDNDGYYTSMHLDSGLRSRSHGSGHGATAGRASRHSMYECREMVGEEDAGSLYSDRSLSRSISLRKSRKPPPPPARTDSLRRKPAAKKPIGGVSAVNGADAPGGSMLSETLIASLQQSLQMGLRGGKGKGASPSSASHSPSSDYDDPWVMRSRSQSSISAGSSAASLAANANCGGVPNVYSLCHVTPTPSDTSSLRSDYADSWGYYSDYPRNPVDQRVQTPPGHVTDKVTAGAHPGKFQNGGQTQGAATQEVEVPAKTKPPSSSPDRVHRLTSPSSGYSSQSNTPTAGTPVPAFVRSMSPSGGRPRPKVPERKSSLLSSVSVSSSSTSLSSNTSDSLKSYGPPPPPPPPLLFSSSAPSTPLSAPPPFPPPQSSTPPPPQDASLSPLPACHTSPEFPPPPSPDMLIHTSSSFNGSPSPPPPPPPPLPTIGPPPPPPLPSFASASSSPPKKPAKDPPKPDLSNSPSKSPKPLITPFALQSVQLRAVRRPEDEISSKTSGETQETRIETILGLKHQDQESSCPPEHPAVPTVFTGSQGQDLHKTPPSPVSQLLEELSLDHSFPDETPDSTVINWKTEEQSYPLLNGKEDEEGDSSISPPSSCDASPVKQKPPAVAKKPKVCLILPFTPNKDASSLSQAEDQVDALIQVEVRERSEQQDEEDTEESLEPSGSGETSPDQDDSCFTSGDTSVGHELPNGEAHEEEEEEEDGLSSTTESISSKEEDMGEVFESSTAEPSPAPSANGPSKDNMVTPTPTSARPRTTEDLFAVIHRSKRKVLGRKESEEEKSRTGSQPQSPPSTPTSLSPVAASSLPRPSGSIQRNLRKTSTSSDTFKALLLKKGSRSETSFRMSAAEMLRSTDPRFQRTRSEGSDPFLASPTSPLAPNSPCNSPSRGKRATDVEWSRYEALGLSSPTSSPYSMGVPKYGRSRTPPSAASSKYNARNRILSSPMTVICEREGELAESEYGETAEGLSEPAVQTLPVLADSNGT, encoded by the exons CTGTGTCTAATCTGGACGAGGAGAGCAAATGGACGGTCCATTACACGGCCCCCTGGCATCAACAGGAGAACGTCTTCCTCCCAGGCAGCAGGCCGCCCTGTGTAGAAGACCTTCACCGACAGGCAAAAGTCAACCTCAAGACCGCACTGCGAG AATGTGACAAATTGAGGAAAGATGGTTTCCGGAGCTCTCAGTACTACTCTCAGGGTCCCACTTTCTCTGACCCCAAACAGTCCACCAGCAGCCTGGATGAAGAGGACGATGAAAATGACAGGAAG TCGACAGCTTCGTCAGCGGAGGACGACAAATCTCAGCTCTCCGTGAGGTCCCCGACGCCGCAGGGAGCGAGCGAGGCAGGGGAGGTGCCTGACGCTGGCAGACAGGTGGTATGGAACAAGGGCGCACCCCTCCCGACCCCGGAGGAGAAGATGAGGCAGGTGGCTAAGGCCGTGCCCACAGATGTGGTCCCGATCAACATCACAG GGGCAGTGTTTGACCGCCAGGCAAGCATCCGGCGCTCCCTCATTAACTCTGACACCGTGCCCCGGCGGCCCAAGAAGGTCAAACGCAGAAAGACTATATCAGGGCTGCCTGACAACATCAACCAGGAGCTAG cagCTAAAGGGCGAGGAGGTGAGCTTCGGCCACATTCGATGTTCATCCCAGGACAGTACTCTACTCTGGGCCGGGCGGGGAGCGTCAACTCAACCCTGCGACACTCAGACACCAGAGACTCCGGCTGCCAGACGGAGGAAGTGAAGATCGTTCCCCCGTCTGTGAGGAGAATCCGGGCGCAGCGGGGACAGGGAATCGCCGCTCAGATGGCCGGTATTTCTGCCTCCTCGTCCACGGGAAGCATCTCCATCTCCAGCAGCGACAGCTCAGGGGTCGTAGTGCTGCCCCACCACTTCAACGGAGACCCCTCGCGCTTCCACAGCCTCCCCCGACAGGGTGCCAGGGTGTCCCTCAGTGCTGATCCCATCTATAGCAGCACACCCATAAAGTCAGAGGACCAGCCTCAGAGGCAAATCGGGAAGCTTCAGGCTGACGACACGGTGGTGCACATGAGGAACAATCCGAGGATGAACTCTTCACCCAGGCCAAAGTCTCAAGAGGTGAGGGGGACGTACTCTGAGTGGGGTGGCAGTATGGCATGCGTAGTCTCCCCTCATGCTGCTTATTCCACCTCCTACATCCCCAATGCCACTCTGCCTAGCTCCACTGAAGTGATTAGCCTCAACACCTCCAATCAGTCACCAGTCGCAGCTTACGCCACATCTCGAGCACTCAGCCAGGCTTCCTCCACCAACACCGACCCCTCGATGTCCAGTCCAACAGCTTTCAGCCACAGTCCAGCTTTGGCCACCTCTACCCCTGTGCACGCACCTCAGGACGGCTGTCTGATACCTGCCAGACCAGCGAGTGAGTCGGGCCACTCCGACAGCAGCATCCACAGCCACAGCACACTGGCCCCTACTCCGCCCTCCTGCCTACCAGAGGAGCAATGGATCTATGATACACCTGAAAATGTGGTCGCTCCACACCGCACCCTAACCTCCAGCTGCTCCACCCCCATCAACCAGCTCTACAGCACCTTGGACCACTCCTCCAGGACCACAACCGACTCCGGCTCCCTCTACTCTCAGGACAACGATGGGTACTACACCTCTATGCACCTGGATTCGGGCTTGCGCTCCCGGAGTCACGGCAGCGGGCACGGCGCCACAGCTGGACGAGCCTCTAGACACAGCATGTACGAGTGTCGTGAGATGGTGGGTGAGGAAGACGCTGGAAGCCTCTACAGTGACCGCTCCCTCTCCCGCAGCATCTCCCTACGCAAGTCCAGGAAGCCCCCGCCTCCCCCGGCTCGGACGGACTCTCTGAGGCGCAAGCCTGCAGCGAAGAAGCCCATCGGGGGCGTTAGCGCCGTCAACGGCGCTGATGCACCGGGTGGCAGCATGCTCAGTGAGACTCTGATCGCCAGCTTGCAGCAGAGCTTACAGATGGGACTGAGGGGGGGGAAGGGAAAGGGCGCTTCACCCTCTTCAGCCTCGCACAGCCCGAGCAGCGACTACGACGACCCCTGGGTGATGCGGTCACGCAGTCAGAGCAGCATCAGTGCAGGTAGCTCTGCAGCCTCCCTGGCAGCTAACGCTAACTGTGGCGGCGTGCCAAACGTGTACTCCCTCTGCCATGTGACCCCCACCCCCAGCGACACCAGCAGCTTGCGTTCTGACTATGCAGACTCGTGGGGATACTACTCCGACTACCCGCGTAACCCGGTGGACCAGCGGGTGCAGACGCCTCCCGGCCACGTCACAGATAAAGTCACGGCCGGCGCTCATCCAGGAAAATTTCAGAACGGAGGTCAGACGCAGGgggctgcaacccaggaggtaGAGGTGCCTGCGAAGACCAAACCCCCCAGCTCTTCCCCGGACAGGGTGCACAGACTCACCTCCCCGTCCAGCGGCTACTCCAGCCAGTCCAACACGCCCACGGCTGGAACACCGGTACCAGCATTCGTCAGGTCAATGTCTCCGTCAGGTGGCAGACCCAGGCCCAAAGTCCCAGAGAGGAAgtcctccctcctctcctcggtatccgtctcctcctcctccacgtcgCTGTCCTCCAACACCTCGGACAGCCTGAAGAGCTATGGCCCCCCTCCACCACCGCCTCCACCACTGCTGTTCTCCTCCTCAGCTCCTAGTACCCCTCTCAGTGCACCGCCACCCTTCCCTCCCCCTCAAAGCtctactcctccacctcctcaggaTGCCTCCCTGAGCCCCCTCCCTGCTTGCCACACTTCCCCAGAATTCCCTCCTCCACCATCCCCAGACATGCTAATCCATACCAGCTCATCTTTCAATGGGAGTCCAAgcccaccccctccccctcccccgccTCTCCCCACCATAGGGccccctccacctccaccaCTGCCTTCTTTTGCTTCAGCATCCTCCTCACCTCCTAAGAAGCCAGCAAAAGATCCTCCTAAGCCAGATCTTTCCAATAGCCCCTCAAAGTCCCCCAAGCCCCTGATCACCCCGTTTGCACTGCAGAGTGTTCAGCTCCGCGCGGTCAGACGGCCAGAGGATGAAATTAGCAGTAAAACCAGCGGCGAAACTCAGGAAACCAGGATAGAAACCATTTTGGGTCTGAAACATCAGGACCAGGAGTCGTCTTGCCCTCCAGAGCATCCCGCTGTACCGACCGTCTTCACTGGCTCTCAAGGGCAGGATTTGCACAAGACCCCGCCGTCGCCTGTGTCGCAGCTTCTGGAAGAGCTGTCACTGGACCACAGTTTCCCAGATGAAACACCAGATAGCACTGTCATCAACTGGAAAACAGAAGAGCAGAGCTACCCTCTGCTAAACGGTAAAGAAGACGAGGAAGGGGACTCGTCGATCAGCCCCCCAAGTAGCTGCGACGCGTCCCCCGTCAAACAGAAACCCCCGGCAGTCGCCAAGAAACCCAAAGTTTGCCTGATCCTACCGTTTACCCCAAACAAGGATGCAAGTTCTCTGAGCCAAGCAGAAGACCAAGTGGATGCACTGATACAGGTGGAGGTGAGAGAGAGGAGTGAGCAACAGGATGAGGAGGACACTGAAGAAAGCCTTGAGCCGTCAGGGAGCGGTGAGACATCACCGGACCAAGATGACTCCTGCTTTACCAGTGGTGATACAAGTGTTGGTCACGAACTTCCAAATGGAGAAGCTcatgaagaggaagaggaggaagaagatggaCTGAGCAGTACCACTGAGTCCATCAGCTCCAAGGAGGAAGATATGG GTGAGGTTTTTGAATCCAGCACGGCCGAACCGTCTCCGGCTCCCTCAGCAAACGGGCCATCCAAAGACAACATGGTGACCCCGACTCCCACTTCGGCTCGACCCAGAACAACAGAGGACCTCTTCGCTGTCATACACAG GTCAAAGCGGAAGGTCCTGGGACGTAAGGAGTCTGAAGAAGAAAAGTCCCGAACCGGGAGCCAACCCCAGTCCCCACCGTCGACCCCCACCAGCCTGTCTCCGGTAGCGGCGTCCTCGCTGCCCCGCCCGTCGGGCTCCATCCAACGCAACCTCCGCAAGACCTCCACCAGCAGCGACACCTTCAAGGCCCTCCTCCTGAAAAAGGGCAGCCGCTCCGAGACCAGCTTCAGGATGTCTGCCGCCGAGATGCTTCGCTCCACTGACCCGCGCTTCCAGCGGACGCGCTCCGAGGGCTCGGACCCCTTCCTGGCCTCGCCCACGTCGCCGCTGGCCCCCAACAGCCCCTGCAACTCCCCCAGCCGAGGCAAGAGGGCGACAGACGTGGAGTGGAGCCGCTACGAAGCCTTGGGCCTGTCCTCGCCGACGTCTTCGCCCTACTCGATGGGCGTCCCAAAGTACGGACGCTCCCGCACGCCGCCGTCCGCCGCCAGCAGCAAATACAACGCTCGCAACCGAATCCTCAGCAGCCCCATGACCGTGATCTGCGAGCGCGAAGGGGAGCTGGCTGAGAGCGAGTATGGAGAAACCGCCGAAGGTCTGTCCGAACCGGCGGTCCAGACTCTCCCGGTGCTTGCAGACTCCAACGGCACTTGA